A part of Nesterenkonia lutea genomic DNA contains:
- a CDS encoding tetratricopeptide repeat protein, translated as MALSLHGLRVKIAAAAMIKYGARRASLLPGGRRAVLGAAGRIQPTGQDEESGSYRGLLAQMLRDAVEAGNCAGERGLVYDPIAGLVSGPLSSLQELAVAEACFTEDPSSAKNQWRLGRVLFAAGDTSRGLDLMESAVTADPTPAKLVALAAACRKPYIARFEQALELYQQALELNPNDLRAVEGIINAGARSSFDWPLIWSGAAQLKPGRSPLADPLFWSRVESIFAQDPSPDAITAAEAALDAVAEQAHRLHQLLLEVLIVRMQFLRRFRVAAALRDAMARNRVKELGGIPLESPLWFKHLLGAYAQLGQLQKAAAAAERPPVDAATALTRLQLAKLRADVALMAGDASALQAHAAARRTEFPLPGDDAMLSLVQDRRVAVVGPAATEEDLGELIDSYDVVVRTRARGPVSPAEARRSGTRTDIAYYNGRDLGAMWEDAGAAAEAGDLKLAVARPFYATLVEEQPEWLRFTRSEFGLYFRGTSLGLQRMVYDLLQFAPAEIALFGADFYAGERSYPPGYRTHSGFGPHSPLNDIVMVHDLVFERRLMQAFCATGIVVPQGVAAEVLDLPEAEYIDRLEHSSGLH; from the coding sequence ATGGCGCTGAGTCTGCATGGACTGCGGGTGAAGATCGCCGCAGCTGCCATGATCAAATATGGGGCGCGCCGCGCCTCATTGCTGCCCGGTGGACGCCGAGCCGTGCTCGGCGCCGCCGGGAGGATCCAGCCGACCGGTCAGGACGAGGAATCTGGCTCTTACCGTGGCCTGCTGGCGCAGATGCTCCGCGACGCTGTGGAGGCCGGGAACTGCGCCGGGGAGCGGGGGCTGGTCTACGATCCGATCGCAGGACTGGTCTCTGGTCCGCTCAGTTCACTTCAGGAGCTGGCGGTGGCCGAGGCTTGTTTCACCGAAGACCCCTCCAGCGCGAAGAACCAGTGGAGACTGGGACGCGTTCTCTTCGCCGCGGGGGACACCTCGCGCGGACTCGACCTCATGGAATCTGCCGTGACTGCGGACCCGACTCCGGCCAAGCTGGTCGCGCTCGCCGCCGCCTGCCGGAAGCCCTATATCGCCCGGTTCGAGCAGGCCCTGGAGCTCTACCAGCAGGCGCTCGAGCTGAACCCGAATGATCTTCGGGCGGTGGAGGGGATCATCAACGCAGGGGCCCGGTCCAGCTTCGACTGGCCGCTGATCTGGTCCGGGGCCGCGCAGCTCAAGCCCGGCCGCAGCCCGCTCGCGGACCCCTTGTTCTGGTCGCGGGTGGAGTCGATCTTCGCCCAGGACCCCTCGCCCGATGCCATCACTGCGGCGGAGGCGGCACTGGACGCCGTGGCGGAGCAGGCACACCGGCTGCACCAGCTGCTGCTCGAGGTGCTGATCGTCCGGATGCAGTTCCTGCGCCGGTTCCGCGTGGCAGCCGCGCTGCGCGATGCCATGGCGCGGAACCGGGTCAAGGAGCTGGGTGGAATCCCCCTGGAATCCCCGCTCTGGTTCAAGCACCTGCTCGGGGCCTACGCCCAGCTGGGGCAGCTGCAGAAGGCCGCGGCAGCGGCAGAGCGCCCGCCGGTGGACGCGGCGACCGCACTGACCAGACTCCAGCTGGCCAAGCTGCGCGCCGACGTCGCACTGATGGCCGGCGATGCGTCTGCGCTGCAGGCCCACGCAGCTGCCCGCCGGACCGAGTTCCCGCTGCCCGGTGATGACGCGATGTTGAGTCTGGTCCAGGACAGGCGGGTCGCCGTGGTCGGACCCGCCGCCACCGAGGAGGACCTCGGGGAGCTCATCGACTCCTACGACGTGGTGGTGCGTACCCGGGCTCGCGGCCCCGTCTCACCGGCCGAGGCCAGGCGCAGCGGCACCCGGACCGACATCGCCTATTACAACGGCCGCGACCTGGGTGCCATGTGGGAGGACGCCGGAGCGGCTGCCGAGGCCGGGGACCTGAAGCTCGCCGTCGCGCGGCCCTTCTACGCCACACTGGTAGAGGAGCAGCCCGAGTGGCTGCGCTTCACCCGCAGCGAGTTCGGGCTCTACTTCCGTGGGACCTCGCTGGGACTGCAGCGCATGGTCTATGACCTGCTGCAGTTCGCCCCGGCGGAGATCGCACTGTTCGGCGCGGACTTCTACGCCGGAGAGCGCAGCTACCCGCCGGGGTACCGCACGCACAGCGGCTTCGGTCCGCATTCTCCGCTGAACGACATCGTGATGGTCCATGACCTGGTCTTCGAGCGGCGGCTGATGCAGGCGTTCTGCGCCACCGGGATCGTGGTGCCGCAGGGCGTCGCCGCAGAGGTGCTGGATCTGCCAGAGGCCGAGTACATCGACCGGCTCGAACACAGCTCCGGACTGCACTGA
- a CDS encoding glycosyltransferase family 2 protein yields MSTTEDLWRARMIQGYASRGAERITEFENTALRGASVHMREILASGASHGTMSYAELVQQVLAARVSSYSLDLEWLARLAGVCALQNTEPTDTELASAALKLVNRQPTEVVQNRRRLLKLEVELLFEQQRFPELEELFVRHPQVRSFHFDYLVTDSRSPFIRGSHGLSQERWLERFNRQFEDYGLSPVTLRPGNGIPFNRLTYDPVMSETPSVGEEPTDPLVTVIMTAFEPEREDVLQSARSILEQTWQNLELLILDDASSAEFTPILDELEKLDERVRVIRLSTNGGTYAARNVGIAQARGEFITGQDADDWSHPQRIERQVKDLLRHPDQPGNQVYTVNMTEDLVRIRRGYLPYIPSAPTLMAPAHLLRELGGYLPARKAADNELRNRLAAYMHRPVGQIKEPLIFMRILPDSLSRADFRPGWQHPARRAFWSSYKDWHSRATPEQLRLTDCVEAPLHVPARFTQAPEVGPKLDVVIAADWCEYGPTQISALEEIDQLLHAGYRVGVLHLDNALHLAQYARTHCAPIEALISSGHVQLVLADEDFHQVGILLVRSPELLQFMPAGAAAFTPEQVVVTAEEPPRDARSVVSYLPGECTRHAEAYFGRRPRWMAATESIHGSLAELIPPEDLSGLIHTSPFEPQATTPRRRSLSARRPVLGRWAGVTRDDWPAQSAETLARWPADGETDVRLYGDPGAAQRALGVRHLPANWVVFEPGQTSRPRFYRAVDFFVHYAQTPPSKPERAVLEAMAAGTVVILPVAFEPVYGSAAVYADAATVQASIQRYSAEDELFAAQAERGAAFARQHTSPGYSDFIGQLANQAMTSLNQETLTL; encoded by the coding sequence ATGAGCACCACCGAGGACCTCTGGCGGGCTCGAATGATCCAGGGATACGCGTCTCGAGGAGCCGAGCGCATCACCGAGTTCGAGAACACCGCTCTCCGAGGCGCCTCGGTGCACATGCGCGAGATCCTAGCTTCCGGAGCCTCTCATGGCACCATGAGCTACGCCGAGCTGGTCCAGCAGGTTCTCGCGGCCAGGGTCTCCAGTTACTCACTGGACCTGGAATGGCTCGCCCGCCTCGCCGGAGTGTGCGCGCTGCAGAACACTGAACCCACTGACACCGAATTAGCCTCAGCAGCTCTCAAGCTGGTAAACCGGCAACCCACCGAGGTCGTGCAGAACCGGCGTCGACTCCTGAAGCTCGAAGTCGAGCTGCTCTTTGAACAGCAGCGCTTCCCGGAGCTCGAGGAGCTCTTTGTCCGCCACCCTCAGGTGCGGTCCTTCCACTTCGACTATCTGGTCACAGACTCTCGCAGCCCCTTCATCCGCGGCAGCCACGGTCTCTCGCAGGAGAGGTGGCTGGAACGTTTCAACAGGCAGTTTGAAGACTATGGTCTCAGCCCCGTGACGCTGCGCCCCGGCAACGGGATTCCCTTCAACCGGCTCACGTACGACCCCGTAATGTCTGAGACTCCAAGCGTGGGGGAAGAACCGACCGATCCGCTGGTCACCGTGATCATGACTGCATTCGAGCCTGAGCGGGAGGACGTCCTGCAGTCGGCACGGTCCATCCTGGAACAGACCTGGCAGAATCTCGAGCTGCTGATCCTCGATGATGCCTCGTCCGCAGAGTTCACTCCAATCCTCGACGAGCTCGAGAAACTGGATGAGAGAGTCCGGGTGATCCGGCTGAGCACGAATGGCGGGACCTACGCCGCCCGCAATGTCGGGATCGCGCAGGCCCGTGGAGAGTTCATCACAGGCCAGGACGCCGACGACTGGTCCCACCCGCAGCGCATCGAAAGGCAGGTCAAGGACCTCCTCCGGCACCCGGACCAGCCGGGCAACCAGGTCTACACGGTGAACATGACCGAGGATCTGGTGCGCATCCGTCGCGGCTACCTGCCTTACATCCCCAGTGCGCCGACGCTCATGGCGCCCGCGCATCTGCTCCGGGAGCTTGGTGGCTACCTTCCGGCCCGGAAAGCCGCCGACAACGAGCTGCGCAACCGACTGGCCGCCTATATGCATCGGCCAGTCGGTCAGATCAAGGAACCGCTGATCTTCATGCGGATTCTTCCGGACTCTCTCTCCCGCGCCGACTTCCGCCCCGGCTGGCAGCACCCCGCCAGGCGAGCCTTCTGGAGCTCCTATAAAGACTGGCACTCACGCGCCACTCCTGAACAGCTGCGGCTCACCGACTGCGTCGAAGCCCCGCTACATGTTCCGGCGCGCTTCACCCAAGCCCCTGAAGTCGGTCCAAAGCTTGATGTGGTCATCGCCGCAGACTGGTGCGAATACGGCCCCACCCAGATCAGCGCACTCGAAGAGATCGACCAACTGCTGCACGCTGGATATCGCGTGGGCGTCCTGCACCTGGACAATGCGCTTCACCTTGCCCAATACGCCAGAACACACTGCGCGCCGATCGAGGCGCTCATCTCTTCCGGTCATGTCCAGCTGGTCCTCGCCGACGAAGACTTTCACCAAGTCGGGATATTGCTGGTGCGCAGCCCCGAGCTGTTGCAGTTCATGCCCGCCGGGGCCGCCGCCTTCACCCCCGAGCAGGTGGTGGTGACGGCCGAAGAGCCCCCACGTGACGCGCGTTCCGTGGTGAGCTACCTCCCGGGGGAGTGCACCCGGCACGCGGAGGCGTACTTCGGTCGCCGCCCTCGGTGGATGGCTGCTACGGAATCCATCCACGGGTCGCTGGCGGAGCTGATCCCGCCGGAGGACCTCAGCGGGCTGATCCACACCAGCCCCTTCGAGCCGCAGGCGACAACTCCGCGGCGGCGCTCGCTCTCCGCCCGTCGACCGGTCCTAGGCCGCTGGGCTGGCGTCACGCGGGACGACTGGCCCGCCCAGAGCGCTGAGACGCTGGCTCGCTGGCCGGCCGACGGTGAGACCGACGTCCGCCTCTATGGCGACCCGGGAGCAGCGCAGCGAGCCCTCGGTGTCCGACACCTCCCCGCGAACTGGGTGGTCTTCGAGCCCGGACAGACTTCCCGCCCGCGCTTCTACCGAGCCGTGGACTTCTTCGTGCACTACGCCCAGACCCCGCCCAGCAAGCCCGAGCGAGCCGTCCTCGAAGCGATGGCCGCCGGCACCGTCGTGATCCTCCCGGTGGCTTTCGAACCGGTCTACGGATCGGCGGCGGTCTACGCGGACGCCGCCACGGTACAGGCATCGATCCAGCGGTACAGCGCCGAGGATGAACTCTTCGCCGCGCAGGCCGAACGTGGCGCGGCGTTCGCGCGGCAGCATACCTCGCCCGGTTACTCAGACTTCATCGGTCAGTTGGCAAATCAGGCCATGACCTCACTCAATCAGGAGACACTGACCCTATGA
- a CDS encoding acylneuraminate cytidylyltransferase family protein, whose product MSSSEQTSADAVDPITVVIPARAGSERVPQKNTKPFAEIPGGLLQLKLQQLALVEEIDKIIVSSNDPLVLSVTEDFAKTTGGSRFIPLERPDELGRSSTPMSQFINYVATLENHGTMCMTHVTHPLLRAEYFRELIRAWREAASAGHDSLLTVTKLQTFLWDENGPYNYDPSQERWPRSQDIKPLYEINHGAYFIPFQRMREVGDRVGTTPKMYELPENAVLDIDWPEQFQLLEDMALARSHRGVSLL is encoded by the coding sequence GTGAGCAGCTCAGAGCAGACTTCAGCAGACGCCGTCGACCCGATCACTGTGGTGATCCCCGCCCGCGCCGGCAGCGAGCGGGTCCCGCAGAAGAACACCAAGCCCTTCGCGGAGATCCCGGGAGGGCTCCTGCAGCTCAAGCTGCAGCAGCTGGCCCTGGTGGAGGAGATCGACAAGATCATCGTCTCCTCCAACGATCCGCTGGTGCTCAGCGTGACCGAAGACTTCGCCAAGACCACCGGAGGCAGCCGCTTCATCCCGCTGGAACGCCCCGACGAGCTGGGCCGGTCCTCCACGCCCATGAGTCAGTTCATCAACTACGTCGCGACCCTGGAGAATCACGGGACGATGTGTATGACCCATGTGACTCACCCGCTCCTGCGAGCCGAGTACTTCCGCGAGCTGATCCGCGCCTGGCGCGAGGCCGCCAGCGCCGGTCACGACAGCCTGCTGACTGTGACCAAGCTGCAGACCTTCCTCTGGGATGAGAACGGGCCGTACAACTATGACCCGAGCCAGGAGAGATGGCCCCGCAGCCAGGACATCAAACCCCTCTACGAGATCAACCACGGTGCCTACTTCATCCCGTTCCAGCGCATGCGTGAGGTCGGTGACCGGGTCGGCACCACCCCTAAGATGTACGAGCTGCCCGAGAACGCGGTCCTGGACATCGATTGGCCCGAACAGTTCCAGCTGCTTGAGGACATGGCGCTGGCGCGGTCCCACCGCGGAGTCAGCCTGCTCTGA
- a CDS encoding NYN domain-containing protein, with amino-acid sequence MKPEETRIALLIDADNAPASKVDVVLAEVARHGVANVRRAYGDWKSPRLQQWEAALHPYAIRPMQQFAYSTGKNAADMAMVIDAMDLLRAGSVDAFALVSSDADFTPLVMRILADGLKVYGFGQRKTPEPFVNACSLFVYVEGLGPPTASPEAAPETDTAATKLRGDARLVLLMRNAVEAATGDDGWAHLAAVGNQIGNQASLDPRNYGYRKLSDLIESIGLFEVRRVNQVVHVRDKRTPTRSAAG; translated from the coding sequence GTGAAGCCTGAAGAGACGCGTATCGCGTTGCTCATCGATGCCGACAATGCGCCGGCATCCAAAGTCGATGTCGTCTTGGCCGAAGTGGCTCGCCACGGCGTAGCCAATGTTCGGCGAGCTTACGGGGACTGGAAGAGTCCCCGGCTGCAGCAGTGGGAGGCGGCCCTGCATCCCTACGCGATCAGACCTATGCAGCAGTTCGCCTACAGCACGGGCAAGAACGCCGCGGACATGGCGATGGTCATCGACGCGATGGATCTTCTCCGCGCCGGTTCCGTCGATGCCTTCGCTCTCGTGTCCAGCGACGCAGATTTCACGCCGCTGGTGATGCGCATACTGGCGGACGGTCTGAAGGTCTACGGCTTCGGTCAGAGGAAGACCCCGGAACCGTTCGTCAACGCCTGTTCCCTGTTCGTCTATGTCGAGGGCCTGGGGCCACCTACAGCAAGTCCTGAGGCAGCGCCGGAGACAGACACCGCTGCAACGAAGCTGCGTGGTGACGCCCGGCTCGTGCTCTTGATGCGCAACGCTGTTGAGGCCGCGACGGGTGATGACGGCTGGGCGCATCTGGCCGCCGTGGGAAACCAGATCGGCAACCAGGCATCGCTCGATCCCCGCAACTACGGATATCGAAAGCTCAGCGACCTCATCGAGTCAATCGGGCTGTTCGAGGTCAGGCGGGTGAACCAGGTCGTTCACGTCCGAGACAAACGCACACCGACGCGAAGTGCAGCCGGCTGA
- a CDS encoding histidine phosphatase family protein, whose protein sequence is MIRILLVRHGETEWNKTHRLQGQSSIDLAETGRAQARAAGRYVRSQNPSQGYVSTLERTAQTYAEFGLDHAPEVMADLAEQNLGDWEGMKTAQAKEQHPELYKAWKSGEGTPPGGEAPEALVERLMAAFFRIVRAAADVPATQSADEKHPLRTAVVVSHGTSIKALLEALGLIDRTRVISVTAGAISVIDVPLHGGPLSSSLPKGGLDDSQTPEQEAERIRGLTDEQILAYAKLRMFNLSPEVLTQLE, encoded by the coding sequence GTGATTCGAATCCTGCTGGTCCGCCATGGCGAGACGGAGTGGAACAAGACCCACCGTCTCCAGGGGCAGTCCTCGATCGACCTCGCCGAGACCGGCCGCGCCCAGGCCCGGGCCGCCGGGCGCTACGTGCGCTCGCAGAACCCGTCCCAGGGCTACGTCTCCACGTTGGAGCGGACAGCGCAGACCTACGCCGAGTTCGGGCTGGACCACGCGCCGGAGGTCATGGCGGATCTCGCGGAGCAGAACCTCGGGGACTGGGAGGGCATGAAGACCGCCCAGGCGAAGGAGCAGCATCCGGAGCTGTATAAGGCGTGGAAGTCAGGGGAGGGGACCCCTCCCGGCGGAGAAGCCCCGGAGGCCCTCGTGGAGCGGCTGATGGCTGCGTTCTTCCGGATCGTCCGTGCCGCCGCGGACGTCCCGGCCACGCAGTCAGCGGATGAGAAGCACCCGCTGCGCACCGCCGTCGTCGTCTCCCATGGCACCTCGATCAAGGCGCTGCTGGAGGCGCTGGGACTGATCGACCGGACCCGGGTGATCTCGGTGACGGCCGGGGCGATCAGCGTGATCGACGTGCCGCTGCATGGCGGGCCGCTGAGCAGCTCCCTGCCCAAGGGCGGGCTCGATGATTCGCAGACCCCGGAGCAGGAAGCCGAGCGGATTCGGGGATTGACCGATG
- a CDS encoding tetratricopeptide repeat protein, translating to MLKPLVLAAELGRRTVGAATAIPGIDSVLARAVMATGGIGPSQLEAAMTGERSKLGSFQDKAATVLLEANPRGASALLARLDIDSAQDADKLERLASQYFKLKHYDAALSMRRRAVQLEPEDPLRWIALARSLLRATGGHIVHDPVAGLVEGPLPRTEEAREALAQAEPLAPENAFVLHERGQLEFEHGDAAVGLDLMERALVKENRATWWTDLGSAYRKPHIADYDRSLDAYEKALQLKPTSPTAFRGVIIMGCRADQDWPRLWRSAELFESSRGRNISAKLDLARSLSQLFTAAPAEQEIDEALAALEAARGVGLRLSWPATSLIVYRLQFLQRMQSSFALRRELAQRTVTWLGTSSAGHTRHRQKLLSALIYLGREDEALKLIDPMPWTPYQEVDRQRLLKMSADTHLIRGNLKPYQDYSAQRRAEVPLPGEPQMERLIRDQRIAVVGPADTGDRLGELIDSYDVVIRPRLMTEFDEEQRARLGSRTDIAYFSGRDIDDFRDEASAAVEAGRLQMVIGRGLSMASAGEDLPDWLRFYSHDYSLGFHGPPMGIGRILYDVLQFHPEQVSLFNIDFFSGQKAFGKGYRPVKDQQMGPYSIVNEVVLAHDLAFEHRLTKAMAVSGVLDAKGVAGEVLALTEEQYIQRLETSSALTTRTA from the coding sequence ATGCTGAAACCACTAGTCCTCGCCGCTGAACTGGGCAGGCGCACTGTCGGCGCTGCCACCGCCATCCCCGGAATCGACTCTGTACTGGCCCGGGCGGTCATGGCCACCGGAGGCATCGGTCCGTCCCAGCTCGAAGCGGCGATGACCGGGGAACGCTCCAAACTGGGAAGCTTCCAGGACAAGGCCGCCACCGTCCTGCTCGAGGCCAACCCGCGCGGCGCCTCCGCCCTGCTGGCCCGGTTGGACATCGACTCCGCCCAGGACGCGGACAAGCTCGAGCGTCTCGCCTCGCAGTACTTCAAGCTCAAGCACTACGACGCCGCGTTGAGCATGCGCCGGCGTGCAGTCCAGCTGGAACCCGAGGACCCTCTGCGCTGGATCGCACTCGCCCGCTCCCTGCTGCGCGCCACCGGCGGACACATCGTCCACGACCCGGTGGCCGGCCTGGTCGAGGGCCCGCTCCCGCGCACCGAGGAGGCCCGGGAAGCCCTGGCGCAGGCAGAGCCGCTCGCCCCGGAGAACGCCTTCGTGCTCCATGAGCGGGGACAGCTGGAGTTCGAACACGGCGACGCGGCCGTGGGTCTGGACCTCATGGAGCGCGCCCTGGTCAAGGAGAACCGCGCCACCTGGTGGACGGACCTGGGCTCGGCCTACCGCAAGCCACACATCGCAGACTATGACCGCTCGCTGGACGCCTACGAGAAGGCGCTGCAGCTCAAGCCCACCAGCCCCACCGCCTTCCGCGGGGTGATCATCATGGGCTGCCGCGCCGACCAGGACTGGCCGCGTCTCTGGCGCAGCGCCGAGCTCTTCGAATCCTCCCGCGGCCGCAACATCTCCGCGAAGCTGGACCTGGCGCGCAGCCTGAGCCAGCTCTTCACCGCCGCCCCCGCGGAGCAGGAGATCGACGAGGCACTCGCCGCCCTGGAGGCTGCGCGCGGCGTGGGTCTGCGCCTGTCCTGGCCGGCCACCTCGCTGATCGTCTACCGGCTGCAGTTCCTGCAGCGGATGCAGAGCTCCTTCGCGCTGCGCCGCGAGCTCGCCCAGCGCACGGTGACCTGGCTGGGCACCAGCTCCGCCGGCCACACCCGACACCGGCAGAAGCTGCTCTCCGCGCTGATCTACCTCGGCCGCGAGGACGAGGCGCTGAAGCTCATCGACCCCATGCCCTGGACGCCCTACCAGGAGGTGGACCGCCAGCGGCTGCTCAAGATGTCCGCCGACACCCACCTGATCCGCGGCAACCTCAAGCCCTACCAGGACTACTCCGCGCAGCGCCGGGCCGAGGTGCCTCTGCCGGGAGAGCCCCAGATGGAACGGCTGATCCGGGACCAGCGGATCGCCGTCGTCGGGCCCGCCGATACCGGCGACCGGCTCGGCGAGCTGATCGACAGCTACGACGTGGTCATCCGGCCCCGGCTGATGACCGAGTTCGACGAGGAGCAGCGCGCGCGGCTCGGCAGCCGCACCGACATCGCCTACTTCTCCGGACGCGACATCGACGACTTCCGCGACGAGGCCTCCGCCGCCGTGGAGGCAGGCCGGCTGCAGATGGTGATCGGACGCGGGCTGAGCATGGCCTCGGCGGGGGAGGACCTGCCGGACTGGCTGCGCTTCTACAGCCACGACTACTCGCTGGGCTTCCACGGGCCACCGATGGGGATCGGGAGGATCCTCTACGACGTGCTGCAGTTCCACCCGGAGCAGGTCAGCCTGTTCAACATCGACTTCTTCAGCGGACAGAAGGCCTTCGGCAAGGGCTACCGCCCGGTGAAGGACCAGCAGATGGGCCCCTACTCGATCGTCAACGAAGTGGTGCTCGCCCACGATCTTGCCTTCGAGCACCGGCTCACCAAGGCCATGGCCGTCAGCGGAGTGCTCGATGCGAAGGGTGTGGCCGGAGAGGTCCTCGCACTCACCGAGGAGCAGTACATCCAGCGCCTGGAGACCTCTTCGGCGCTGACCACCCGGACCGCGTGA
- a CDS encoding glycosyltransferase family 2 protein: protein MFGTLRRLRPYQRSRPSPSRIRADAGAPLVTVGITSHNDAEKISRCLESVAAQTLGAEHIEVLVVDDGSKDKTFAAAREHEHKASWAGFAVRQHRASGSPSKGRNTIMDEAAGEFVFFVDADDYLGPEALQAMTQAAKKRGADIVVGRYVGVNRSAPNVLEPREPAAARDYHSGWLNSLHVQKLFRTAFIRGLDYRFNESLIYASDHPFMISAFLHAERVAMVEDVDCYFLTMDSPEAETTSTKSRVNVSRAEIPAKKQLQFLHDCFGILALGRGQGGRTSTRAGKMRADYWNRLLKLHLPMLLLRKDDDAAIVELAQQALGMAELYGAQTQRSRLTDGAQMMLDTLREATAEDAADGGKLTAAAQRVRTDVRGTA from the coding sequence TTGTTCGGCACACTCCGCAGGCTTCGCCCGTACCAGCGCTCTCGCCCCTCCCCCTCTCGGATCCGCGCTGATGCCGGTGCGCCGCTGGTCACCGTGGGGATCACCAGCCACAACGATGCAGAGAAGATCTCCCGCTGCCTGGAGAGCGTCGCGGCGCAGACGCTCGGGGCTGAGCACATCGAGGTGCTCGTGGTGGACGATGGTTCCAAGGACAAGACCTTCGCGGCCGCCCGCGAGCACGAACACAAGGCCTCCTGGGCAGGCTTCGCCGTCAGGCAGCACCGAGCCTCGGGCAGCCCGTCCAAGGGCCGCAACACAATCATGGATGAAGCCGCGGGCGAGTTCGTGTTCTTCGTCGATGCCGACGACTACCTGGGACCCGAGGCGCTGCAGGCGATGACCCAGGCCGCTAAGAAACGGGGCGCGGACATTGTGGTGGGCCGCTATGTGGGGGTGAACCGCTCGGCACCGAACGTGCTGGAGCCCCGTGAACCTGCCGCGGCCCGGGACTACCACTCGGGATGGCTGAACAGCCTGCATGTGCAGAAGCTGTTTCGCACCGCGTTCATCCGCGGCCTCGACTACCGGTTCAACGAGTCCCTGATCTACGCGAGTGATCACCCGTTCATGATCAGCGCCTTCCTCCACGCGGAACGGGTAGCGATGGTCGAGGACGTGGACTGCTACTTCCTCACCATGGATTCGCCCGAGGCGGAGACCACGTCAACCAAGAGCCGGGTGAACGTCTCGCGCGCGGAGATCCCGGCCAAGAAACAGCTGCAGTTCCTCCACGACTGCTTCGGCATCTTGGCCCTGGGACGCGGCCAGGGCGGCCGGACCAGCACCCGTGCCGGGAAGATGCGCGCCGACTACTGGAACCGCCTGCTGAAGCTCCACCTCCCGATGCTGCTGCTGCGCAAGGACGACGACGCCGCCATCGTTGAACTGGCTCAGCAGGCGCTGGGCATGGCCGAGCTCTACGGCGCCCAGACGCAGCGCTCGCGGCTCACCGACGGCGCGCAGATGATGCTAGACACCCTGCGCGAGGCCACAGCCGAGGATGCGGCCGACGGCGGGAAGCTCACCGCTGCGGCCCAGCGGGTGCGTACTGATGTCCGCGGAACGGCGTAG